The following coding sequences lie in one Alphaproteobacteria bacterium genomic window:
- a CDS encoding LysM peptidoglycan-binding domain-containing M23 family metallopeptidase, giving the protein MMTFQKISILTFFQLIVFLCIILVPTYGHAAKLNEIIVHPNDTLDKIAKRLNVPKKYFIRANNLKAPYKLKPGCVLHYPPVHIVKKNEKFEDLLKKYKLSENLLANHNDLKKPYNLKAGQILYLSRTPIKKVEIQKKPTDKPKIITPVTSKKIISPTKDKSPEVKKISTSPITEAKTPQIKKTLIPSVAEAKTPPEKKDLMTPINNNSKFCWPIAKKAPILCPYGLLSEGKRNDGLNIKLPKDTPILASYDGEVVYVGDNLKNYGLLILIKHADQLHTTYAHLNKSLVKIGQKVKKGQKIALSGMSGSVDTPQLHFEIRKKSKPVNPQTYLNKS; this is encoded by the coding sequence ATGATGACATTTCAAAAAATATCGATATTAACTTTCTTTCAACTTATTGTTTTTTTATGCATAATTTTAGTACCAACTTATGGACATGCTGCAAAGTTAAATGAAATCATTGTGCACCCTAATGATACTTTAGATAAAATTGCAAAAAGACTTAATGTTCCTAAAAAATATTTTATCCGCGCCAATAATTTAAAAGCACCTTACAAACTTAAACCTGGTTGTGTTTTACATTATCCGCCTGTTCATATCGTCAAAAAAAACGAAAAATTTGAAGATCTTCTTAAAAAATACAAATTAAGTGAGAATTTACTGGCCAATCATAACGATCTCAAAAAACCCTATAATCTTAAAGCAGGACAAATTCTTTATCTCTCACGCACACCTATTAAAAAAGTTGAGATTCAGAAAAAACCTACAGATAAACCTAAAATAATAACACCTGTTACATCAAAAAAAATAATATCTCCCACTAAAGATAAATCACCTGAAGTTAAAAAGATTTCAACATCTCCAATCACTGAAGCTAAAACACCACAAATAAAAAAAACCTTAATACCTTCTGTTGCTGAAGCTAAAACGCCTCCAGAAAAAAAAGATTTAATGACTCCAATCAACAATAATTCAAAATTTTGTTGGCCTATTGCCAAAAAAGCACCCATTCTATGTCCTTACGGCCTTCTCTCAGAGGGAAAACGTAATGATGGCCTTAATATTAAACTGCCCAAAGACACGCCGATTCTTGCAAGTTATGATGGAGAAGTCGTTTATGTTGGCGACAACCTTAAAAATTATGGATTGTTGATATTGATAAAACATGCAGACCAATTACATACAACTTATGCGCATTTAAACAAAAGCTTAGTCAAAATTGGCCAAAAAGTTAAGAAAGGTCAAAAAATTGCGCTTTCAGGCATGAGTGGAAGTGTGGATACGCCACAACTTCATTTTGAAATTCGCAAAAAGTCCAAACCTGTTAATCCACAAACTTATTTAAATAAGTCTTAG
- the yajC gene encoding preprotein translocase subunit YajC translates to MYSFISTAFADAAPGAAPSASSGGAGDIIMSMLPIILMVVVFYFLLIRPQQRRMKQHRETLSQVRRGDRVLTSGGIIGTVSKIIDDNEVLVEIAENVKVKILKATIADVLAKTEPVKDLPSSKENAK, encoded by the coding sequence ATGTATTCTTTTATAAGCACAGCCTTTGCAGATGCAGCACCCGGTGCCGCACCATCAGCATCATCAGGTGGCGCAGGCGATATCATCATGAGCATGCTGCCCATTATTCTGATGGTTGTTGTCTTTTATTTCCTTCTTATTCGCCCACAACAAAGAAGAATGAAACAACATCGTGAAACTTTATCACAAGTACGTCGTGGCGATCGCGTTTTAACTTCTGGTGGTATTATTGGTACTGTTTCAAAAATCATTGACGACAATGAAGTCCTTGTTGAAATTGCTGAAAATGTCAAAGTAAAGATTTTAAAAGCAACAATCGCAGATGTTTTAGCGAAGACAGAACCAGTTAAGGATTTACCTTCGTCTAAAGAAAACGCAAAATAA